The proteins below are encoded in one region of Juglans microcarpa x Juglans regia isolate MS1-56 chromosome 4D, Jm3101_v1.0, whole genome shotgun sequence:
- the LOC121259924 gene encoding histone deacetylase 19-like isoform X3, with protein sequence MESGGNSLPSGPDGVKRKVSYFYDPEVGNYYYGQGHPMKPHRIRMTHALLAHYGLLQHMQVLKPTPAKDRDLCKFHADDYVSFLRAITPETQQDQLRQLKRFNVGEECPVFDGLYSFCQTYAGGSVAGAVKLNQGGSDIAINWSGGLHHAKKCEASGFCYVNDIVLAILELLKVHERVLYVDIDIHHGDGVEEAFYTTDRVMTVSFHKFGDYFPGTGDIRDIGYGKGKYYSLNVPLDDGIDDESYQSLFRPIIGKMMEVFRPGAVVLQCGADSLSGDRLGCFNLSIKGHADCVRFMRSFNVPLLLLGGGGYTIRNVARCWCYEVDEDQDDGDKRWDPDSDMESDDDCKPLPSQVKREHIEPGRTDSATNMMAIDEPRIKVEQNNSNKPSDQHAEMNS encoded by the exons ATGGAAAGCGGAGGCAATTCCCTTCCTTCTGGGCCAGACGGGGTGAAGAGAaaagtttcatatttttatgACCCAGAAGTTGGAAATTATTACTATGGACAAGGTCACCCAATGAAGCCACATAGGATTCGAATGACACATGCTCTCTTAGCCCACTACGGTTTGCTTCAGCATATGCAGGTCCTGAAACCCACTCCTGCCAAAGATAGGGATCTTTGCAAGTTTCATGCTGATGATTATGTTAGCTTTCTTAGGGCTATCACCCCAGAAACTCAGCAAGATCAGCTGAGGCAGCTGAAGAGGTTTAATGTTGGTGAAGAATGTCCTGTCTTTGATGGTCTTTACTCGTTCTGTCAAACTTATGCTGGGGGTTCAGTTGCTGGTGCTGTCAAACTGAACCAAGGAGGTTCTGATATTGCCATAAACTGGTCTGGTGGGCTGCATCATGCCAAGAAGTGTGAGGCTTCTGGATTTTGTTATGTGAACGATATCGTCTTGGCAATTCTGGAGCTTCTCAAAGTACATGAG CGTGTTTTATATGTGGACATTGATATCCACCATGGCGACGGTGTGGAGGAGGCTTTTTACACAACTGATAGGGTCATGACGGTTTCATTTCACAAATTTGGAGACTATTTCCCTGGTACAGGTGATATTCGTGATATTGGATATGGCAAAGGGAAATATTATTCTCTCAATGTACCCCTTGACGATGGCATTGACGATGAGAGCTACCAGTCCTTGTTTAGGCCAATAATAGGGAAAATGATGGAAGTTTTTCGGCCTGGTGCTGTGGTTCTACAATGTGGTGCTGACTCTCTATCTGGTGACAGATTAGGGTGTTTCAATCTATCAATTAAGGGCCATGCGGACTGTGTCAGATTTATGAGATCTTTCAATGTTCCGCTCCTATTGCTGGGTGGAGGTGGGTATACGATACGAAATGTTGCTCGTTGCTGGTGTTATGAG GTGGATGAAGATCAAGACGACGGAGATAAAAGATGGGATCCTGATTCTGACATGGAGTCTGATGACGACTG TAAGCCTTTGCCAAGTCAAGTGAAGAGAGAACACATCGAACCTGGACGCACAGACTCA GCAACTAATATGATGGCAATAGATGAGCCACGCATCAAAGTGGAGCAGAATAACTCAAACAAACCATCCGATCAACACGCTGAGATGAACTCATGA
- the LOC121259924 gene encoding histone deacetylase 19-like isoform X1 translates to MESGGNSLPSGPDGVKRKVSYFYDPEVGNYYYGQGHPMKPHRIRMTHALLAHYGLLQHMQVLKPTPAKDRDLCKFHADDYVSFLRAITPETQQDQLRQLKRFNVGEECPVFDGLYSFCQTYAGGSVAGAVKLNQGGSDIAINWSGGLHHAKKCEASGFCYVNDIVLAILELLKVHERVLYVDIDIHHGDGVEEAFYTTDRVMTVSFHKFGDYFPGTGDIRDIGYGKGKYYSLNVPLDDGIDDESYQSLFRPIIGKMMEVFRPGAVVLQCGADSLSGDRLGCFNLSIKGHADCVRFMRSFNVPLLLLGGGGYTIRNVARCWCYETGVALGMELDDKMPQHEYYEYFGPEYNLHVAPSNMENKNSRHLLEEIRAKLLDYLSTLQHAPSVQFQERPPDTELPEVDEDQDDGDKRWDPDSDMESDDDCKPLPSQVKREHIEPGRTDSATNMMAIDEPRIKVEQNNSNKPSDQHAEMNS, encoded by the exons ATGGAAAGCGGAGGCAATTCCCTTCCTTCTGGGCCAGACGGGGTGAAGAGAaaagtttcatatttttatgACCCAGAAGTTGGAAATTATTACTATGGACAAGGTCACCCAATGAAGCCACATAGGATTCGAATGACACATGCTCTCTTAGCCCACTACGGTTTGCTTCAGCATATGCAGGTCCTGAAACCCACTCCTGCCAAAGATAGGGATCTTTGCAAGTTTCATGCTGATGATTATGTTAGCTTTCTTAGGGCTATCACCCCAGAAACTCAGCAAGATCAGCTGAGGCAGCTGAAGAGGTTTAATGTTGGTGAAGAATGTCCTGTCTTTGATGGTCTTTACTCGTTCTGTCAAACTTATGCTGGGGGTTCAGTTGCTGGTGCTGTCAAACTGAACCAAGGAGGTTCTGATATTGCCATAAACTGGTCTGGTGGGCTGCATCATGCCAAGAAGTGTGAGGCTTCTGGATTTTGTTATGTGAACGATATCGTCTTGGCAATTCTGGAGCTTCTCAAAGTACATGAG CGTGTTTTATATGTGGACATTGATATCCACCATGGCGACGGTGTGGAGGAGGCTTTTTACACAACTGATAGGGTCATGACGGTTTCATTTCACAAATTTGGAGACTATTTCCCTGGTACAGGTGATATTCGTGATATTGGATATGGCAAAGGGAAATATTATTCTCTCAATGTACCCCTTGACGATGGCATTGACGATGAGAGCTACCAGTCCTTGTTTAGGCCAATAATAGGGAAAATGATGGAAGTTTTTCGGCCTGGTGCTGTGGTTCTACAATGTGGTGCTGACTCTCTATCTGGTGACAGATTAGGGTGTTTCAATCTATCAATTAAGGGCCATGCGGACTGTGTCAGATTTATGAGATCTTTCAATGTTCCGCTCCTATTGCTGGGTGGAGGTGGGTATACGATACGAAATGTTGCTCGTTGCTGGTGTTATGAG ACAGGTGTTGCACTTGGGATGGAACTTGATGATAAGATGCCGCAGCATGAATATTATGAGTACTTTGGCCCAGAATATAATCTTCATGTAGCTCCAAGTAAcatggaaaacaaaaactctCGTCACTTACTGGAAGAGATTAGggcaaaacttcttgattatCTATCAACGTTGCAACATGCCCCAAGTGTCCAGTTTCAAGAGCGACCACCTGATACAGAGCTTCCAGAG GTGGATGAAGATCAAGACGACGGAGATAAAAGATGGGATCCTGATTCTGACATGGAGTCTGATGACGACTG TAAGCCTTTGCCAAGTCAAGTGAAGAGAGAACACATCGAACCTGGACGCACAGACTCA GCAACTAATATGATGGCAATAGATGAGCCACGCATCAAAGTGGAGCAGAATAACTCAAACAAACCATCCGATCAACACGCTGAGATGAACTCATGA
- the LOC121259924 gene encoding histone deacetylase 19-like isoform X2 produces MESGGNSLPSGPDGVKRKVSYFYDPEVGNYYYGQGHPMKPHRIRMTHALLAHYGLLQHMQVLKPTPAKDRDLCKFHADDYVSFLRAITPETQQDQLRQLKRFNVGEECPVFDGLYSFCQTYAGGSVAGAVKLNQGGSDIAINWSGGLHHAKKCEASGFCYVNDIVLAILELLKVHERVLYVDIDIHHGDGVEEAFYTTDRVMTVSFHKFGDYFPGTGDIRDIGYGKGKYYSLNVPLDDGIDDESYQSLFRPIIGKMMEVFRPGAVVLQCGADSLSGDRLGCFNLSIKGHADCVRFMRSFNVPLLLLGGGGYTIRNVARCWCYETGVALGMELDDKMPQHEYYEYFGPEYNLHVAPSNMENKNSRHLLEEIRAKLLDYLSTLQHAPSVQFQERPPDTELPEVCLCISYYHYIAMKFSYFFSFPSLY; encoded by the exons ATGGAAAGCGGAGGCAATTCCCTTCCTTCTGGGCCAGACGGGGTGAAGAGAaaagtttcatatttttatgACCCAGAAGTTGGAAATTATTACTATGGACAAGGTCACCCAATGAAGCCACATAGGATTCGAATGACACATGCTCTCTTAGCCCACTACGGTTTGCTTCAGCATATGCAGGTCCTGAAACCCACTCCTGCCAAAGATAGGGATCTTTGCAAGTTTCATGCTGATGATTATGTTAGCTTTCTTAGGGCTATCACCCCAGAAACTCAGCAAGATCAGCTGAGGCAGCTGAAGAGGTTTAATGTTGGTGAAGAATGTCCTGTCTTTGATGGTCTTTACTCGTTCTGTCAAACTTATGCTGGGGGTTCAGTTGCTGGTGCTGTCAAACTGAACCAAGGAGGTTCTGATATTGCCATAAACTGGTCTGGTGGGCTGCATCATGCCAAGAAGTGTGAGGCTTCTGGATTTTGTTATGTGAACGATATCGTCTTGGCAATTCTGGAGCTTCTCAAAGTACATGAG CGTGTTTTATATGTGGACATTGATATCCACCATGGCGACGGTGTGGAGGAGGCTTTTTACACAACTGATAGGGTCATGACGGTTTCATTTCACAAATTTGGAGACTATTTCCCTGGTACAGGTGATATTCGTGATATTGGATATGGCAAAGGGAAATATTATTCTCTCAATGTACCCCTTGACGATGGCATTGACGATGAGAGCTACCAGTCCTTGTTTAGGCCAATAATAGGGAAAATGATGGAAGTTTTTCGGCCTGGTGCTGTGGTTCTACAATGTGGTGCTGACTCTCTATCTGGTGACAGATTAGGGTGTTTCAATCTATCAATTAAGGGCCATGCGGACTGTGTCAGATTTATGAGATCTTTCAATGTTCCGCTCCTATTGCTGGGTGGAGGTGGGTATACGATACGAAATGTTGCTCGTTGCTGGTGTTATGAG ACAGGTGTTGCACTTGGGATGGAACTTGATGATAAGATGCCGCAGCATGAATATTATGAGTACTTTGGCCCAGAATATAATCTTCATGTAGCTCCAAGTAAcatggaaaacaaaaactctCGTCACTTACTGGAAGAGATTAGggcaaaacttcttgattatCTATCAACGTTGCAACATGCCCCAAGTGTCCAGTTTCAAGAGCGACCACCTGATACAGAGCTTCCAGAGGTTTGTCTTTGCATCTCTTATTATCATTACATTGCTATgaagttttcttattttttttcttttccttcattgtactga